A region from the Halanaeroarchaeum sulfurireducens genome encodes:
- a CDS encoding DUF7558 family protein has protein sequence MQQTLTGCAFCDAPPGAETGEAHTWGQDERVTHPVCVDCAIQVEPDPDERDHFACDGCGLVVDALAALTRFRVELGHLEGPLQLCEHCSPGGLATYWTRDLKEHLVATPAE, from the coding sequence ATGCAGCAGACGCTTACCGGCTGTGCCTTCTGCGATGCACCTCCAGGCGCCGAGACTGGCGAGGCACATACCTGGGGACAGGACGAGCGGGTCACCCATCCGGTCTGTGTCGACTGTGCCATCCAGGTGGAGCCGGATCCCGACGAGCGTGATCACTTCGCCTGCGACGGGTGTGGGCTCGTCGTCGACGCGCTCGCGGCGCTGACGCGGTTCCGCGTTGAACTCGGACATCTCGAAGGCCCGTTGCAACTGTGCGAGCACTGTAGCCCAGGCGGGCTCGCGACGTACTGGACGCGCGACCTCAAGGAGCATCTCGTCGCGACGCCGGCAGAGTGA
- a CDS encoding DUF7437 domain-containing protein has translation MSRTSNRANGDIVRDFLSVADLLEEPQLAQLYAYLAREDEATVQDVMDELELAQGTAYSYANRLVDTGVVEVTQDEQPRRYAAREIDLTVTTTAGDREYTITPVLIDAVGRRETNGDIDTYIDRHGVAGLATALTYAVARERGEVTHWLMAEDLDISPLAAEMTLQALRPVVHEHHNIEASGASLDELDVDDGDTANDA, from the coding sequence GTGTCACGCACCTCAAACCGCGCCAACGGCGACATCGTCCGGGACTTCCTCTCGGTCGCGGACCTCCTCGAGGAGCCGCAGCTGGCCCAGCTGTACGCGTATCTCGCTCGAGAGGACGAGGCGACCGTCCAGGATGTGATGGACGAACTCGAGCTCGCCCAGGGGACGGCCTACAGCTACGCCAACCGACTCGTTGACACCGGCGTCGTCGAGGTCACGCAGGACGAGCAGCCTCGGCGGTACGCCGCTCGCGAGATCGACCTGACCGTGACGACGACCGCGGGCGACCGGGAGTACACGATCACGCCGGTGCTGATCGACGCGGTCGGCCGTCGCGAAACCAACGGCGATATCGACACCTACATCGACCGCCACGGCGTCGCCGGCCTCGCAACAGCACTCACCTACGCCGTCGCCCGCGAACGCGGCGAGGTGACCCACTGGCTGATGGCCGAGGATCTCGATATCTCCCCGCTAGCTGCGGAGATGACCCTGCAGGCGCTCCGGCCCGTCGTCCACGAGCACCACAACATCGAGGCTTCGGGCGCGTCACTCGACGAACTGGACGTCGACGACGGCGACACAGCTAACGACGCGTGA
- a CDS encoding RecQ family ATP-dependent DNA helicase, giving the protein MNGDSSESTKRRAQELLERSIGPGAEFRTDQWEAIDRLVNRQERVFLVQRTGWGKSTVYFIATKLLREQGHGPTLIISPLLALMRNQIQDAETQLDLNAWTINSKNKEEWSEAKDAVREGRCDLLLISPERLANPEFQEDVLLAMDEEFGLLVVDEAHCISDWGHDFRPDYRRIRRILQQLPDHIPVAATTATANDRVVDDVTNQVPDLQVIRGDLVRKSLRLQTNKLGSRARRLAWLAENVPDLPSSGIVYCLTTDEVETVAEWMRQQGLEFEPYHGGMDDERRRELEAQLMANEVDGLAATNALGMGFNKPDLGWVIHFQRPPNLIRYYQEIGRAGRDLDDAFAVLLSGDEDNQIAEYFIGEAFPDPEEFEIVLSTLADSEVPLHKYQLLKRANISWKAASQCLDMVRVDNAVIRVEDGFERTAADWNYDHDRIASVTQQRRRELERIKQFVQTDDCLTRFIDDELDGSLEEDCGRCASCRGPVLPTEVQDESLVSAAVEHYRAESVAEISPRYYMPKEDGRSKIAEERKPEPGRALAVYGDPGYGALVSQQFDQDNGYSQKLVDAAVEYIKQEWTPSSSPTWVTAVPSPTGEEKVQDLARRIATGLGIDYVHAVEQVEPMQPQHELANSYQKRWNVEGAFATTDEVRAEPVLLIDDTVGSRWSFTEAALMLRDAGSGPVYPFALAERTRW; this is encoded by the coding sequence GTGAACGGGGATTCGAGCGAGAGTACCAAGCGCCGGGCGCAGGAGCTCTTGGAACGTAGTATCGGACCGGGGGCGGAATTCCGCACAGATCAGTGGGAGGCTATTGACCGGCTGGTCAACCGACAGGAGCGAGTCTTCCTCGTTCAGCGGACTGGGTGGGGCAAGAGCACGGTGTACTTCATCGCAACTAAACTACTCCGTGAACAGGGCCACGGCCCAACGCTCATCATCAGTCCGCTACTGGCGCTGATGCGTAACCAGATCCAGGACGCCGAAACGCAGCTCGACCTGAACGCGTGGACCATCAACTCCAAGAACAAAGAGGAGTGGTCCGAGGCAAAAGACGCCGTTCGCGAGGGGCGCTGTGATCTGCTGCTGATCTCACCGGAGCGACTGGCGAATCCCGAGTTCCAGGAGGATGTGTTACTCGCGATGGACGAGGAGTTCGGGCTTCTTGTCGTGGACGAAGCGCACTGTATCTCCGATTGGGGGCACGATTTCCGCCCGGATTACCGCCGAATTAGACGCATCCTCCAGCAGCTACCGGACCACATCCCGGTGGCGGCGACGACTGCAACCGCCAACGATCGAGTCGTCGATGATGTTACCAATCAAGTTCCCGATCTCCAGGTAATCCGTGGTGATCTCGTCCGGAAGTCACTGCGTCTCCAGACAAACAAGCTGGGGTCACGGGCCCGGCGGCTCGCCTGGCTCGCTGAGAACGTCCCCGACCTGCCATCCTCGGGCATCGTGTACTGCCTGACGACCGACGAGGTTGAGACGGTCGCCGAGTGGATGCGACAACAGGGCCTCGAGTTCGAGCCATACCATGGCGGAATGGACGACGAGCGTCGCCGCGAACTGGAAGCCCAACTCATGGCGAACGAAGTGGACGGCCTGGCAGCCACGAATGCCCTCGGGATGGGGTTCAACAAACCAGATCTGGGCTGGGTTATTCACTTCCAACGTCCGCCGAATCTTATCCGGTACTACCAGGAGATTGGACGGGCGGGGCGTGACCTAGACGACGCCTTCGCTGTCCTTCTCTCCGGCGACGAGGACAACCAGATTGCGGAGTACTTCATCGGGGAAGCGTTTCCCGACCCCGAGGAGTTCGAGATCGTACTTTCGACGCTGGCGGACAGCGAGGTGCCATTGCACAAGTACCAGCTCCTCAAACGGGCGAACATCTCCTGGAAGGCGGCCTCCCAGTGTCTAGACATGGTTCGGGTCGACAACGCCGTCATTCGGGTTGAGGACGGATTTGAGCGGACAGCCGCCGACTGGAACTACGACCACGACCGCATCGCGTCAGTCACCCAGCAACGTCGACGGGAGCTCGAGCGTATCAAGCAGTTCGTCCAAACCGACGACTGTCTGACCCGGTTCATCGACGACGAATTAGATGGCTCCCTCGAGGAGGATTGTGGCCGCTGTGCCTCCTGTAGGGGGCCGGTCCTCCCGACGGAGGTGCAGGACGAAAGCCTCGTTTCGGCGGCCGTAGAGCACTACCGGGCTGAATCGGTAGCCGAGATATCGCCCCGATACTACATGCCCAAGGAAGACGGCCGCTCGAAAATCGCTGAAGAGCGGAAACCTGAACCGGGGCGTGCATTGGCAGTTTACGGTGACCCAGGGTATGGCGCGCTGGTCAGCCAACAGTTTGACCAAGACAATGGGTACAGCCAGAAGCTGGTTGACGCCGCAGTCGAGTACATCAAACAGGAGTGGACACCGTCATCAAGTCCGACCTGGGTCACTGCTGTTCCCTCCCCGACGGGCGAGGAGAAGGTTCAGGATCTCGCCAGACGAATCGCGACCGGACTGGGAATCGATTACGTCCACGCCGTCGAACAGGTCGAACCGATGCAGCCCCAGCACGAACTGGCGAACTCCTACCAGAAACGCTGGAACGTCGAGGGGGCGTTCGCGACGACTGATGAGGTTCGGGCCGAGCCTGTCCTGCTGATCGACGACACTGTCGGCTCACGGTGGAGTTTCACAGAGGCGGCACTGATGCTTCGCGATGCCGGGAGCGGTCCAGTTTATCCCTTTGCGTTGGCAGAACGGACCCGGTGGTAA
- a CDS encoding IS200/IS605 family transposase codes for MKRTNTFDIAPDSETTEEILTRVLDASASLWNKLTYDRRQQFFDGESVWECDGYYDEYVDVLSGATTQQIARVNDTAWRSFFELLNDPEYDPSPPGYWGNQDDGRELRTYIRNDSYTIQWNRRSRLEIRIGMDLKDEYGFGMYERLRLPVRGNPKWRGDSGRLEISYDSVEETYRVHQSVTIDDVEESRSDGSEAAALDLGANVLVACTTTTEEQYLYSGQTPFEQFRETTNAIASAQAKLPDGRHTSQRIKRLYRKRSRRRDHAVNALLRDLVERLEAAGVSTLYHGDLTGVLGEYWSVEANLKAQTFWAHRQCIDRLESVCEEYGIDVGALSEAWTSQTCPECGERDRTRRHRETLTCPCGFDGHADLVASRTLLERATNTTVRPTARPVRFQWDDHQWFPVEGATVTPNE; via the coding sequence ATGAAACGAACGAATACATTCGATATTGCTCCCGACTCTGAAACAACAGAAGAAATCCTTACGCGAGTGCTGGACGCGTCGGCAAGTCTCTGGAATAAACTCACCTACGACCGCCGCCAGCAGTTCTTCGACGGCGAAAGTGTCTGGGAGTGCGATGGCTACTACGACGAGTACGTCGACGTGCTAAGCGGAGCGACGACCCAACAGATTGCTCGCGTGAACGATACTGCATGGCGATCCTTCTTCGAACTTCTCAACGATCCTGAGTACGATCCGAGTCCCCCCGGCTACTGGGGGAATCAAGACGATGGCCGAGAACTCCGAACGTACATTCGAAACGATTCGTACACCATTCAGTGGAACAGGCGGTCCCGACTGGAAATCCGCATCGGCATGGATCTCAAAGACGAGTACGGATTCGGAATGTACGAACGGCTTCGGTTACCGGTTCGGGGCAATCCGAAGTGGCGTGGAGACAGTGGTCGACTCGAAATCTCGTACGACTCGGTCGAAGAGACGTACCGTGTGCATCAATCCGTAACCATCGACGACGTCGAAGAGAGCAGATCAGATGGCTCCGAGGCCGCTGCACTCGATCTCGGTGCAAACGTGCTCGTTGCCTGTACGACAACGACCGAGGAGCAGTATCTCTACAGTGGACAAACCCCGTTCGAGCAGTTTCGAGAGACGACTAACGCTATCGCCAGCGCTCAAGCGAAACTCCCTGATGGACGACACACGAGTCAACGAATCAAACGGCTCTATCGCAAACGCTCGCGGCGACGTGACCATGCAGTGAACGCACTCCTTCGGGACTTAGTCGAGCGTTTAGAGGCGGCTGGTGTCTCAACGCTCTACCACGGCGATCTCACCGGGGTGCTCGGTGAGTACTGGTCAGTCGAAGCGAACCTCAAAGCACAGACCTTCTGGGCTCACCGGCAGTGTATCGATCGACTCGAATCAGTCTGTGAAGAGTACGGAATCGACGTAGGAGCACTCTCGGAGGCGTGGACGTCCCAAACCTGTCCAGAATGTGGCGAACGGGACCGAACACGCCGGCATCGAGAGACGCTCACCTGTCCGTGTGGTTTCGACGGCCACGCCGACCTCGTTGCTTCGAGAACATTGCTCGAACGAGCAACGAACACAACAGTCAGGCCGACGGCACGGCCCGTGCGGTTCCAGTGGGACGATCACCAGTGGTTTCCCGTCGAGGGAGCCACAGTGACGCCCAACGAATAG
- the pdxT gene encoding pyridoxal 5'-phosphate synthase glutaminase subunit PdxT: MTLTAGVIALQGDVSEHVTAIEHAGSRHGETVEVLEVRESGQVPECDVLSMPGGESTAISQFIHREGIASEIVDHVNAGKPLLATCAGLILAAQDAQDSRVETLDLIEVSVDRNAFGRQKDSFETNLQIRGLDEPFPAVFIRAPSITEVGEGVEVLAEHDGRVVAVREPPVVGTAFHPELTGASQIHDLVFFESDLPPQ, translated from the coding sequence ATGACCCTGACTGCTGGTGTCATTGCTCTGCAAGGCGACGTGAGTGAGCATGTCACCGCCATCGAACACGCTGGATCCCGCCACGGAGAGACAGTTGAAGTGCTGGAAGTTCGTGAATCGGGACAAGTTCCTGAGTGTGATGTTTTGTCGATGCCAGGGGGAGAGTCCACGGCTATTTCCCAGTTCATCCATCGTGAAGGAATCGCTTCAGAAATCGTCGACCATGTTAATGCCGGAAAGCCACTTTTGGCGACATGTGCTGGATTGATCCTTGCAGCACAAGACGCCCAAGATAGCCGCGTAGAGACGTTAGACTTGATTGAAGTTAGCGTCGATCGGAATGCATTCGGTCGGCAGAAAGATAGCTTTGAAACGAATCTACAAATCAGAGGGTTAGATGAGCCGTTTCCAGCCGTCTTTATCCGGGCTCCCTCGATAACAGAAGTGGGAGAGGGGGTTGAGGTGCTTGCTGAGCATGATGGGCGGGTTGTTGCCGTCCGGGAACCTCCTGTTGTTGGCACCGCGTTTCATCCTGAACTGACCGGGGCTTCCCAAATACATGATTTGGTGTTTTTCGAGTCGGATTTACCTCCACAATAA
- the pdxS gene encoding pyridoxal 5'-phosphate synthase lyase subunit PdxS: MAEATDLEELRHGTDLVKQGFARMQKGGVIMDVVNRKQARIAEDAGAVAVMALEAVPADIRKRGGVARMADPGEVREIIDEVSIPVMGKSRIGHTKEAEILETTGVDMIDESEVLTPADDRYHIDKREFTAPFVCGARDLGEALRRIDEGAAMIRTKGEAGTGDVNQAVHHQRNIKGAIRQLEGMTHEERESWAREHEAPAELVHETAEMGRLPVVNFAAGGIATPADAALMMHHGCDGIFVGSGIFGAENPQAMGEAIVEAVNNWDSPETLAAIAEGAGQGMEGEANADIPEDERLQGRGV; encoded by the coding sequence ATGGCTGAAGCGACAGATCTTGAGGAACTTCGTCACGGCACTGATCTCGTCAAGCAGGGATTTGCCCGGATGCAGAAAGGGGGCGTCATTATGGACGTCGTCAACCGGAAGCAGGCCCGGATCGCCGAGGATGCAGGGGCCGTCGCAGTGATGGCGCTTGAGGCCGTTCCGGCAGATATCCGCAAGCGTGGCGGTGTTGCCCGGATGGCCGATCCCGGGGAGGTCCGGGAAATAATCGATGAGGTATCGATTCCAGTCATGGGTAAATCACGGATCGGCCACACGAAAGAGGCAGAGATCTTGGAGACGACAGGCGTCGACATGATCGATGAGAGCGAGGTGCTTACTCCTGCGGACGACCGCTATCATATCGATAAACGCGAATTTACCGCGCCGTTCGTCTGTGGCGCTCGCGACCTCGGCGAAGCACTCCGGCGGATCGATGAAGGCGCCGCCATGATTCGTACCAAAGGAGAGGCCGGAACCGGTGACGTGAACCAGGCCGTCCATCACCAGCGCAATATCAAGGGCGCAATCCGGCAGCTTGAAGGGATGACTCATGAAGAGCGGGAGTCATGGGCTCGTGAACACGAGGCTCCTGCAGAACTCGTCCACGAAACTGCGGAAATGGGTCGGCTGCCAGTGGTGAACTTCGCTGCTGGTGGCATAGCCACACCAGCGGACGCGGCGCTGATGATGCACCACGGCTGTGACGGTATCTTCGTCGGTAGCGGCATCTTTGGTGCCGAGAATCCTCAGGCGATGGGTGAAGCGATAGTTGAGGCGGTCAACAACTGGGACTCCCCCGAGACGCTGGCTGCGATTGCTGAAGGTGCTGGTCAGGGGATGGAAGGCGAAGCCAACGCAGATATCCCCGAAGATGAGCGCCTTCAGGGGCGCGGTGTGTGA
- a CDS encoding DUF7111 family protein — translation MINVTLEENGITTRYFETESERVLEFGHAGRTAAVIQNREGYAMVKVRTTPDGDELERYYGFDMALDHAAELLGVAPPDLPIPGEAVDMGM, via the coding sequence ATGATAAACGTGACGCTGGAAGAAAATGGGATTACAACTCGGTATTTTGAAACCGAGTCAGAGCGGGTGCTTGAATTTGGACATGCAGGACGTACCGCGGCAGTGATTCAGAATCGAGAAGGGTATGCGATGGTGAAAGTGCGAACGACACCGGATGGCGATGAACTGGAGCGGTACTATGGGTTCGACATGGCGCTCGATCACGCAGCTGAACTGCTCGGGGTCGCCCCTCCAGATCTTCCAATCCCCGGTGAAGCTGTCGATATGGGAATGTGA
- a CDS encoding DNA-binding protein, whose translation MSSKNVSSEVVSVDEQAFEKHDEAEVDEDGFEVVGETPKFQATVQMEVQAKVDSNHPDARVEEGPDHMFGKTLEQEERIKAREAELERISAQAELGTQEGREKRTRDIAAKQSAKRRTEFQRRRASVDPMADPDRPDPRAELKQEQLAAVNEQSMRLAEKLDGWSRAAISRRLAEAVVMGRDMTSAVVGVFEELQTAPGQVIPIGKVEDVNRKEVSIEGTVTQLWDADSSAIQQVGLIEDESGRTKVTVWEKSNQPWIEEGERVRIHGAARNWYQERVSVALTGWSTVHFPERGRWWE comes from the coding sequence ATGTCAAGTAAGAACGTCTCCAGTGAAGTAGTTTCGGTCGATGAACAGGCATTCGAGAAACACGATGAAGCCGAGGTCGACGAGGATGGCTTCGAAGTCGTCGGTGAGACCCCGAAGTTCCAGGCGACGGTGCAGATGGAAGTGCAGGCGAAGGTCGATTCAAACCATCCGGACGCGCGGGTCGAGGAAGGACCGGATCACATGTTCGGGAAGACCCTCGAACAGGAAGAACGCATCAAGGCGCGGGAGGCTGAGCTGGAGCGCATCAGTGCCCAAGCCGAACTCGGGACGCAGGAGGGTCGGGAGAAGCGAACGCGAGATATCGCGGCAAAACAAAGTGCGAAGCGTCGGACGGAGTTCCAGAGGCGGAGAGCGAGCGTGGACCCAATGGCAGACCCGGATCGGCCGGACCCACGTGCAGAACTCAAACAGGAGCAGTTGGCGGCTGTGAATGAACAGTCGATGCGGTTGGCCGAGAAGCTGGATGGGTGGTCGCGGGCGGCGATCAGTCGGCGGCTGGCCGAAGCGGTCGTCATGGGGAGAGACATGACGAGTGCGGTCGTCGGGGTATTCGAGGAACTCCAGACGGCGCCGGGACAGGTGATCCCAATAGGGAAGGTCGAGGACGTGAACCGGAAGGAGGTGAGCATCGAAGGGACCGTGACCCAGTTGTGGGATGCGGATTCATCGGCAATTCAGCAAGTCGGGCTTATCGAAGACGAGAGCGGACGAACGAAGGTGACCGTCTGGGAGAAATCGAATCAACCCTGGATCGAAGAAGGCGAGCGCGTGCGAATACACGGGGCGGCGCGAAACTGGTATCAGGAGCGCGTCTCAGTGGCCCTGACCGGGTGGAGCACCGTGCACTTCCCAGAGCGCGGTCGGTGGTGGGAGTAG